The Arctopsyche grandis isolate Sample6627 chromosome 12, ASM5162203v2, whole genome shotgun sequence genome includes the window TCAATATAACCAAATGGTGAGGACGTTGCATGTGTTGCATGGGCGTAATTGCATATAGATTTGCAGTGATCGAACTTTTGCAGTGGACTATTGTAGTAACGAGGTGAGTACACCCTATTAGTGAGTACACGCCAGTTTTGGTGGAGACGGTTTTTGAATTGCACGTAGATTTGCGGTACCTGAAGAACCAAGCGAACTTTTGCAGCAAACAGTTGATAAGTACACCCTGTTGCTGTAACTTAATAGACTCGGGTGCAGTTGCAAAGTTGCCGCAACTTGGTGAATAGTAAAGATTGTACAAAATATCCCAACAGTATAGGATCGCTTCGGACATCGAAAGTGCATTCGTTTATGACCAACTCGTATGCAGTGTGTGAGCCCCCCCCTAATTTTTATTAACACAtgctatataattaatttaataatatgcaatataaatttaaaaaaaaaacaaattaaaataattttaacatcaaTTATTATTCTAGGTCATTTATAAgggacattttgaacattgtttgtcaaattttattttactagtcTATATTTCGTCAAAAATCATCTAACAATATtagtttaaattcaatttttaacaaaaatgataTCGGGTTTTCGAAACCCTAGGGTGTAACCATTATGAACAGGGTCAGGgtcgatattaaaaaaaaagtaacagtGCTTCACTTTAAAAATCGCTCATGTTTTCAACAttgttttttcaattgattCTTTAATTTTGCTTAAAACTAAACGAGGATGAGTAAATGGCGCCCCCTTCAGAGCTAGCGCCCTGGGCGGGCGGCCCTGAATACCTTAGTGGGTacttacatttctgcaatgatATGTGCGTAATTTATACTTACTgcgtacaatttttttattacaactcATGTGCATATCGTTTTAAGCAAATCCTAACAATGATGTTTGAACGCGTGCATGCACTTGTATTAGTAGAATGTCATGTgcatctttttatttatacttattattGTAGGCATcaaaatctatttaattttgatgttgcatggtatgtatgtatgttatgcatgataatattaaaattagttgTTTGATTAATTATAGCAATATGCTagtttatgaattttttttttgtcatctaTATAATatcttgatatatttttataaattactctATAATCGATACTCAAATATATTgataatcaaatatatttatgttcaaACCACattaaaattgtgaaaatcATAACCAGCAATTGTATGatatattttggaaaattttcatttataaaattcatatgcatacatacgggtctacgtggcgagccagaatgttaaattacagaaaacacaaatatcggaaggcaaagatcgaagatcgaaagatcttaagtctaaagatcaaaaaaaagggtgcatggtaaaccgtacatactcacttaatttgcgcgagcaggatacaacagaaacaagaggaacaggcttttcctcccgtattaatgtgcgcgcgcagaatacgggaggaaaagcctgttcctcttgttcctgttgtaccctgctcgcgcaaattaagtgagtatgtaccgtttaccatgcaccctttttttttgatctttcgatgtaatttaacattctggctcgtcacggagaccggcatacatacatatgtttgcacAGGGGCGGCTCGTCTTAAGGAGCGCTGGTGCGGTAAACCCCCCTTTCTcttgtaaaaattaacaaatttatattaatatactagaaataaaataaatataaatcacaaAAAAGGAGTAGATATTTTCAAGAAGTTGTGCGTATTCTACGCTGATGAAACATGGTAGGACAACACTACATAGAATTGTTCGTGCCTAACCTGGTGCGCCAATGATCTATTTCGAATGTGCGTTTTTCTTTGTTCTCCTATTGAAAATTTCTCCATACAAAATGTCATACAAAAACCAATGAGGTGAAAGAGAACTCTCAAGTGTTCTCGAAATTTCCATACAAAAAGGGCTAATATGGATCAGCGCTAAAAAGTCACGAGTTTCAACAATCGGTTCAGAAGGTCGCCGATCTCTCGATCCTTTTCTTTTTTATGATAGCTAATTATTGCCTTTAAGTGTAAAAGatcgttatttttttcgacttaATTTTTGGAATCGGTGAACTCCCAATGTAATTGTTCAccagccgccactgcatatgtacatatatggttaaaGGTAATAATGTCCAAATAAAAGACTGCTTGATCATGTTGTTTATCGACTAAAACACACCATCACGTTGCGAATTCATCAACACACTGATCATTCTCCAAGCTGAAATCCCAATGTGTGTACGTTAAATAGATATTTCAAGGGTTGTTGCTTTTCACTGCTTCTTATGCTGTAAATTCGCATATTGAAATTGTAAACTgtccatttatataaaaaaaataatacaaatattatatatgtactacatacatatataacattcaGGTATGCACGTATACTAGCACATAAGCATGATTGTAAGATACAAAATGTGGATAACCTTCACTCTTATGTGGAGCACATTCGTaatggatatttttattttattttttcagaacGAAGATTATGTTGATTCCAATCATTCCACGTGTGGATCTGAAAGTGCCCAAGAAAGCAGAGCGTCGAGTATCGGTACCACACTCACTGAAGGTTATTTTCCATAAACTCGAAAggtatttaatatgatttttgtgTGAGTGCAACATTGAATTGAATATGTTTTTCAGATTTACCATCTGGATGGAGTGCTCAGTTGGCCCCTAATGGTCGAATGTTCTTCATAGATCATACTGCAAAAACAACTACATGGGTTGATCCAAGAACAGgtaaatgcaaaatatttttacaattgatGTAAATTTCCAAATgtttcttaaaattattcataccaTTCAATCTTTTTGGTAGGTCGTGCTTCTGTCATGCCTTCAAGCACGGCAGGTATTGATAAGACTGAATTAACTGGGAATACAGGCACTCGAAGAAGTTCTGCAGTTAGTAATACAACTGAAGATGAATTAGGAGCTCTTCCTGAAGGATGGGAGGAACGGTTACACTCGGATGGCAGGATCTTCTTCATCGATCAtagttattataatttatttttcatttggagatatactatatattatttCTGTACATTAATAAATCTTGTAATATTTTAGATACTCGAACAACGCAGTGGGAAGATCCTCGCTTGTCAAATCCTCAAATTGCCGGACCAGCAGTACCTTATTCTAGAGATTATAAGAGAAAATATGAATATCTTAAAAATCAACTTAGAAAgcctgtaattattttttaaatcatgttGTTTTTAACTTGTTATGTATATCTTTTATATAAGGATTATCTTTGCAGTGCAATGTTcccaataaatttgaaataaaagttCGAAGGGGATCTATTTTAGAGGATTCATATAGAATTATTAGTTCTGTAAGTCGTTTAGACTTGCTCAAAACTAAATTATGGGTGGAATTTGAATCTGAAATTGGTTTAGgtatataatagtatttatttgaaattatagtatgttttatattgtatattctactgcagttttattttatttttagattatgGTGGACTGGCACGTGAATGGTTTTTCTTATTATCGAAGGAAATGTTTAATCCGTACTATGGTCTCTTTGAATACTCTGCTATGGATAATTACACTTTACAAATCAATCCCGCAAGTGGAGTTTGTAACGaagaacatttaaattattttaagtttattgGTCGTGTCGCTGGAATGGCAATATACCACGGGAAATTATTAGATGgtatttaataacatatttcctacattttttataaatataatcaaatgatGTAGCACAAATTTGattcacaaaataattttcatttgtagcattttttatccggccattttataaaatgatgCTAGGTAAATCGATAGATTTAAAAGATATGGAACCTGTGGATTGGGAGTATTATAATTCTTTAGTTTGGATAAAGGTTTaacttttaatatgtatattgatttaaatgtaattaacctgttcaatttttatactgattatttaatttttcaggaAAACGATCCGTCAGAGTTAGATGTCACATTCTGCGTAGATGAAGATCAATTCGGAAAAACTAATCAGAGGGAACTGAAACCAAACGGTGCCAATATAGCTGTAGACAATTCAAACAAAGACGAATATATTAGGTATGTTTTACATGGTTTTGTGATTATTGCCTACacagcgctcgcccaaaagtcactaaaatccctataacggaacatgtggcagccgaaaagttcatcatactaacaataactatcatactaatgagaattcgagtgccaaataGTCCATATTCGttattttcatggcaaaaaatgtcttttgggcgatcgctaataataatccaattatcGTTTTACATAGTAggcatttaaaatgtataatttcaatatttcgaaTGTTTATGCAAaacattttaatgtttattgttttaatcTATTGTAGGCTGGTAATTCAGTGGAGATTTGTAAATAGAGTGCAAGAACAAATGGCTGCATTTTTAGAAGGCCTTGGCGGGCTTGTGCCTTTACcgttacttaaaatatttgacGAACATGAATTAGAATTGTTAATGTGTGGAATTCAAAACATTGATGTCAGAGATTGGAAAACCTACACACTATACAAAGGAGAATACCACGCTAATCATATAGTTATACAATGGTTTTGGAGAGTATGTCAATGTTGTATTGGTTtctgttatatttcattgtgaaTGTGTTTTAATcggttaatttttaatttcaggtgGTTTTATCATTTTCAAACGAAATGAGATCTCGTTTATTGCAATTTGTGACTGGAACATCGCGTGTTCCTATGAATGGATTTAAAGAACTCTATGGATCTAATGGACCTCAATTGTTTACTGTTGAAAAATGGGGAACTCCTGATAACTATCCAAGAGCTCACACTTGGTaagtaataatagaaaaatgctTTGTTTTTTTGCTAACAAATATCGTTActgatattttaattgtttttttttttagttttaaccGATTGGATTTGCCTCCGTATGAGAATTATCAACAGTTACGAGACAAATTAATTAAGGCGATAGAAGGCTCACAAGGATTTGCGGGAGTTGACTGAAGTTTTTCGTTTGTTTATAATatgctgtatatacatacatatatgagaataTTCAACTATAGTTAAATtatccaattttattatttaagatctctactattatatttaattttacaaacaaattccatatctttatagACATTACACTACAAAcataaaaagtacatacatatgtgtatatgtgcaCATTTACACTCAtgtccatttatttattttatttttatttttgtttgcattcaataatatgtaactataataatgaattatataattttatttcttattgttGTAATTTTCTTATATCATCCTTTTATGATTGGAttcaggcaaaaaaaaaattcgcttacaattacaattagatGAAGGCTCATTTTCGTTTTGCACAaactttaatatgtatgtatttcaatataatatataatatgtattctaaATGAACACTTGTAATGAGAAAAACAAATGCATTCACATGTTGACATGAAAAGACAAAATGTTgaatttatgatttaattcaaaCACAAATTccataatattatcaatttcttaTTAAAATGTGTTGAAATAGATCttcattaaattttgtaaaaaaaagtatttatttgcgcgtattaaaaattatttatttttctatcctATTTTAtcgttttctttatttttttaatttaattttataaataaaaccataTTAAGATCATAatcttttgattaaaatattttttttacttagtgGTTTCACTGATTTCAAAGCTACTCTTACTTTACAATTTGCACAATTATTAACCTCAGACTTACTACTTTTCGTTGATTATGTTTGGTATTGTTGAAATTGAATATATCTATTtatcaagaaaaataaatttttatctcTAATAAATTACTCACAATGCAATATAATGTAATTATCATTCCTTTTCAACAGCTTCGATTATTTTGATCGTAAtgaaatgattttataaatacagaaaacggtacttatttttataaataaatattaaagtttCTAGGCTTTTGATAAGgtgataaatttgaatttatagtattatttatatgaataacaATAAATTGTTTCACTCTTACATgttttatttctaaataatattttatgtttcaaaatTGTCTTGAATACCAGTCTCAGTAAATGAAATAtgtctaaataataaaaaaaaaatagacatttTGTTAGAAAATATTACGTTTacatgaataattaattttaaataattattttaatattacaaaaaataagtataatataaaaaaaaaaataataaaaaaaaaaatcggatgtgaccaacccatgaatttatctacatatgtatttgaggaatataaaaaggtcacaaaacaaaattcatactattaaaataattaaacatacacgttcacacatatcagttatgagaacattttcgatacaaattgagcgcaaatgtaggtaaacttacacaagaatttccgtttccgttaccatttccggtcaacttaaaaatttgaaaaatatttacgccgtatcgataataatttcagtaactgatactaagtttcagttcgataggactaacggtgttcaaaaaatacacagatacacacacattttttctagatcattaaaacgtgatcagtgatcgattctgagtttgaatcagtcaaaatctcgatatagaattttcacatgatactaaaacttcatctattattactacgtacatagataaagtaataagtaTATGTAAGTTTACTAATCAAGAAAATTCATTACTATATTCAAATGATATGAATACCCTTGAACCATTTAGAAACTTGATATAAAGGTACAGTAGATACTCCACGTGACATTGTGATTTGCGCCAATTTCAGAATAACTAAAATGCAATAAATGCTTAATAAAATCGTCTATGAAAGATAAATTCATGAAAGTAATATTCATGTGTAGATATGCAGTGTAAAATTGGTGATgcggtatatttttgcatagtgGTTTGATGCATTTCTAGTTTATATTGATCGTGACATTTGCAATCCGATGACTGAATATaactaattatttattgtaatgagtAGTGCATTCAAGGGTTCAAGTTGATTTCCTACAAAAAACCGGTTTGTTTAGCATTGTACAACACCTACAATTAATGCAACTAATCTCTTAGCTTTGATCAAAGTGTAACAATTCAAGTTCACTGTTGCAATTCTATTGCAAAGTCATATTTTTAGGGTCTGctttaaaaaagtatttaattaagCACACAATTCGTTGAAAGTTTGACGAAGaactaaatttgaaattcaaatttatttcttctACGAatgaatagtattatattataatataatgaatatgaataatattatatatatgtatatgtaatacataaacTGGTCTATACGACGTAGTATTATATGAGTCAAAACATTGCAAGTTCAAgaaatgtatttgtataattaaCGTATTGCCCAATTTCTTTTTAGATATAgacatcaaattaaatttttttatgctCAAAACTTATAAAAGGTCACAGATTGAGAAAATGACTCTAAAGCATTTTTCTCGTATTTTTCGAACTATGAAATTATAcccataaaaaaagtttatttttttctattacataGTTACTCACTTTTTACATAAACATTTCTAACAGTTTCAAACACTATTACTGAATAATAGATCTACAAACTCTACCATAATTATTTTGCGAAATGACAGGATACGACCaagatttgtaaaaattataatgtaCAAGGTTCTTGTGTCATTAAAAATACACGATTTAAAAGTTGTTGACCAGTTTTCATTATAAGTTACAGCATAtaccatatgtatatcaaataaaatgattattattatatatgtgctTACGTAAAATCTTTTAACAGTTGTACTTCCATATCTGATC containing:
- the Nedd4 gene encoding E3 ubiquitin-protein ligase Nedd4 isoform X1, with the translated sequence MPSALQHIAAFAPPISPARRALESQRPRSHSWGARRGPTPQQNEQRRSLHIPLDENFRLLRLKIVGGHTLAKKDIFGASDPYVRVDLLTLDTDVVVDTVFTKTKKKTLNPIWNEEYIFRVKPSDHKLVMQVFDENRLTRDDFLGMVELPLSTAPQEGSSAPVPPTIKYPLRPRRSVARSRVRGFLEIYFALIGVPTNGETANGQSTSQQGEDWVLLEPPTQSANNRPSAIGDHLLPLPSGWEERQDANGRTYYVNHLARSTQWERPTLTNDTIESERLETAVTEFQRRFHISHDSGTPHNPPSHTNTQGNNSNEGTPNQSPIHSPELSRRLAQLAEERNENETHNHTSRLANTDNDNQTVPDIDETESSATIVSNVDNNDNVDQLNTEEVTDREIVQNVSEQVESSETDLVDAVDTSAAEALTELVIDENHFSSPVRDRSLMGSPVTPQRTRLASSHSMEDSYNSENEDYVDSNHSTCGSESAQESRASSIGTTLTEDLPSGWSAQLAPNGRMFFIDHTAKTTTWVDPRTGRASVMPSSTAGIDKTELTGNTGTRRSSAVSNTTEDELGALPEGWEERLHSDGRIFFIDHNTRTTQWEDPRLSNPQIAGPAVPYSRDYKRKYEYLKNQLRKPCNVPNKFEIKVRRGSILEDSYRIISSVSRLDLLKTKLWVEFESEIGLDYGGLAREWFFLLSKEMFNPYYGLFEYSAMDNYTLQINPASGVCNEEHLNYFKFIGRVAGMAIYHGKLLDAFFIRPFYKMMLGKSIDLKDMEPVDWEYYNSLVWIKENDPSELDVTFCVDEDQFGKTNQRELKPNGANIAVDNSNKDEYIRLVIQWRFVNRVQEQMAAFLEGLGGLVPLPLLKIFDEHELELLMCGIQNIDVRDWKTYTLYKGEYHANHIVIQWFWRVVLSFSNEMRSRLLQFVTGTSRVPMNGFKELYGSNGPQLFTVEKWGTPDNYPRAHTCFNRLDLPPYENYQQLRDKLIKAIEGSQGFAGVD
- the Nedd4 gene encoding E3 ubiquitin-protein ligase Nedd4 isoform X3, with protein sequence MARDLEYGCVRTPDQHEHLDENFRLLRLKIVGGHTLAKKDIFGASDPYVRVDLLTLDTDVVVDTVFTKTKKKTLNPIWNEEYIFRVKPSDHKLVMQVFDENRLTRDDFLGMVELPLSTAPQEGSSAPVPPTIKYPLRPRRSVARSRVRGFLEIYFALIGVPTNGETANGQSTSQQGEDWVLLEPPTQSANNRPSAIGDHLLPLPSGWEERQDANGRTYYVNHLARSTQWERPTLTNDTIESERLETAVTEFQRRFHISHDSGTPHNPPSHTNTQNEDYVDSNHSTCGSESAQESRASSIGTTLTEDLPSGWSAQLAPNGRMFFIDHTAKTTTWVDPRTGRASVMPSSTAGIDKTELTGNTGTRRSSAVSNTTEDELGALPEGWEERLHSDGRIFFIDHNTRTTQWEDPRLSNPQIAGPAVPYSRDYKRKYEYLKNQLRKPCNVPNKFEIKVRRGSILEDSYRIISSVSRLDLLKTKLWVEFESEIGLDYGGLAREWFFLLSKEMFNPYYGLFEYSAMDNYTLQINPASGVCNEEHLNYFKFIGRVAGMAIYHGKLLDAFFIRPFYKMMLGKSIDLKDMEPVDWEYYNSLVWIKENDPSELDVTFCVDEDQFGKTNQRELKPNGANIAVDNSNKDEYIRLVIQWRFVNRVQEQMAAFLEGLGGLVPLPLLKIFDEHELELLMCGIQNIDVRDWKTYTLYKGEYHANHIVIQWFWRVVLSFSNEMRSRLLQFVTGTSRVPMNGFKELYGSNGPQLFTVEKWGTPDNYPRAHTCFNRLDLPPYENYQQLRDKLIKAIEGSQGFAGVD
- the Nedd4 gene encoding E3 ubiquitin-protein ligase Nedd4 isoform X2 gives rise to the protein MARDLEYGCVRTPDQHEHLDENFRLLRLKIVGGHTLAKKDIFGASDPYVRVDLLTLDTDVVVDTVFTKTKKKTLNPIWNEEYIFRVKPSDHKLVMQVFDENRLTRDDFLGMVELPLSTAPQEGSSAPVPPTIKYPLRPRRSVARSRVRGFLEIYFALIGVPTNGETANGQSTSQQGEDWVLLEPPTQSANNRPSAIGDHLLPLPSGWEERQDANGRTYYVNHLARSTQWERPTLTNDTIESERLETAVTEFQRRFHISHDSGTPHNPPSHTNTQGNNSNEGTPNQSPIHSPELSRRLAQLAEERNENETHNHTSRLANTDNDNQTVPDIDETESSATIVSNVDNNDNVDQLNTEEVTDREIVQNVSEQVESSETDLVDAVDTSAAEALTELVIDENHFSSPVRDRSLMGSPVTPQRTRLASSHSMEDSYNSENEDYVDSNHSTCGSESAQESRASSIGTTLTEDLPSGWSAQLAPNGRMFFIDHTAKTTTWVDPRTGRASVMPSSTAGIDKTELTGNTGTRRSSAVSNTTEDELGALPEGWEERLHSDGRIFFIDHNTRTTQWEDPRLSNPQIAGPAVPYSRDYKRKYEYLKNQLRKPCNVPNKFEIKVRRGSILEDSYRIISSVSRLDLLKTKLWVEFESEIGLDYGGLAREWFFLLSKEMFNPYYGLFEYSAMDNYTLQINPASGVCNEEHLNYFKFIGRVAGMAIYHGKLLDAFFIRPFYKMMLGKSIDLKDMEPVDWEYYNSLVWIKENDPSELDVTFCVDEDQFGKTNQRELKPNGANIAVDNSNKDEYIRLVIQWRFVNRVQEQMAAFLEGLGGLVPLPLLKIFDEHELELLMCGIQNIDVRDWKTYTLYKGEYHANHIVIQWFWRVVLSFSNEMRSRLLQFVTGTSRVPMNGFKELYGSNGPQLFTVEKWGTPDNYPRAHTCFNRLDLPPYENYQQLRDKLIKAIEGSQGFAGVD